The window AGTGAAGTCTGTCAGGATCCCAGCATTCAGCTCATTTTGGGCTTATTCCCTTTCTTCTAAAACCTGTATTCTCATTTGTCAAATGGGTAGAGTAACTGACCCTGTCTTTCTCTGGACCAGTAAATTAAAAGGCTGTGAAGTGCTTTGAAATCTATGAAGCACCTGACAAATGCAATCATTtcctattattatcattattattattttggcattTTTCAAACACATATGACATAATCTAGAAGAACCTTCACCCACCTTTATGAAACCAAAGAAGGTGGGAGGAAGTATTTGCAAAAAATGGATTAACACTGGAAAACTTtatgttgtttaaaaataaaacctcatcAAGCACCCCAGAACAGACCTCTCAGAATAgctggattttctttttggtctTGAAGTTCCCTGGAGGGCCAGGAAAGTAGCCCCCAAACTCCTGGCTCTGGGCCAAAGATGCTGATGGGCTCTGATCTCCTGGGAACAGCTAGACAGTTTCTGAGGTCCTTACGACCCAAgggtttcctgatttttttcctcctaaaggGGAGAAATGGAAGATAGGGGGAAGGGTATGTCCAAGTTtacatgaatttaaaatgaaagttattttaaaatcccaaatgTCGTCAATGATCCCACTTTGTACAGTAAAATGTTCCTGCGCCACCCCACGGGGGGGTTGCTGGCCCAGCTATGTGCTGGATACAGGAGGATGGTGCTGGGCAAGTCAGGCTCCTGGCTGAGACTAGCAGGGGCCGCTTTGTCCTAGGGGTCCCTCTTCTCCCAGATGAGCCCATGTCTGTTGGGCCTTATCCTCGTCCTCCTCTCCTGATGGCTCccactctcttcctctcttctcaggACGAGGGGCTACTGTCCTAAAAGCATGGCCTCTCCTTTTCAGCCAGCCCACCTGCTCCTTTTCCTAGGGTGGAGTCAGGCACAGGATGAAAGTTCCAGATGTCTTCACAGAATTTCCAAATGCTATTTCTTCATTTGCAATTTCTGTTCCTGCCATCTGCCCCCAGGTAGCCTCAGATCAGTCTTCAACCCCCACCTCTGGAGTCCGTGAGGGTAAGGAGCAGAAACAAAGAGCCCAGAGATCATTCCAGAGCTCACCATGTGTGGGCGCTGCTGACTTAATTTTTACAAAACCAAGCCAATCCATCCCTAGGTAAATTTTTGTAGGCAACATACCACTAGGTAGGAAGGCTGCATTTAATGCTAATTTACTGCGAGGTCTAGGGaagtcctttcttcttctctgggcctcagtttcctcatctgtcaaacagGGAAATGGATGAGATGATTGCTAAGGTCCCTTAAGTTCCATGAGTCTATGAAATGTTTATTGCTATTGCTTTTCCTTCACTATCCTGACCTTCAGAGCCGCCAGCACCCACCTGGAATGTGGTTCCTTCACTTTGGCCCTGAATGGCACAAGGTACCCAGGAGGCTGGCCAAGGTGAGCCCTGGCACTGGGAAAGGcggaagggaaagggagagaaatgcCACAGGTTCCCACTCTAATCAGGAAGAAGCTCCTCATCAGAGTGGGTCTAGGAGGGCTCAGAGGCCGAGGTCAGGATTATGCAGGGAACCTGGCCTTCCACGTCCTCAGGACGCTGGGATCCCACCACCCTGCAGCTGCTTGGCGGGTCTAAGGTCAAAATCACCTTTTGAGGAAGTGCCAGGTCAGTTATCATCACTGTGCAAATCAGAAGGTCCGGGCTCAGAACATATGGCCAGAGACCTTTCAAACCAAAGCCATTAGGCAAGcacctctctccccttctttcctctccttccccaagtcccccctccccccacccttcccccagTTCTCCCAAAGACTCTGGTTTCCCCAGGTTCTCATGAAGCTGCTAATAACACTCCTACATAAACAGGTGGTTTTTGTTCTTGGTCTGCTGCAATGGTTCTCAGAAGACATTTCATTTGTGTCAGGAGTAGAAATGTCCTAAACTAATTTTGcttacaaacaaaaaacaaaaaaaacagaaaaagaacaattacCCAGAGATGTGGCCTGCTCAACAGCTCTGAGTTCTGACCCTGTGCTTGAGGGCCACATCTGTTTATATTCTTCAAATGAAGTTGAGCCTTCAGCTGAACCACTGCAATAAACCCCACTCTGCTTGCCACTAGTCTGGGATCCTGGGGACAAGATGCTTGGGGAGAAAAGAAGTGCTGAGGGGATGTAGCCTGATCAGGTAGAAGGGGGTAGAGCTGGAAGGGCAGCAGCTAAGAGAGGGGCAATGGGGGAAAGGCAGGAGATTAGAAAAAGCAGCttttacaaaaaccaaaaataaaaaccaaaatcattAAAGATGCATAAAGTGACCCTTGCACTTCTGTTGTCTCTTCTTGAAAATAGAGGTGGTGCTGCTACGGAGCTGCTCCAGCACCGGTGTAAGACTTGAGTAGTTGCATACAATGTGTGACTCCAGatctggaggaggaagggaaaccATCAGTGACAGTGATATTCCACAGGCCACCTCAGGAAGCCTCTGAACCCTCTTCTTTCAACTTGGGAGCCCTAAACAGAGCCCTCCATGTCCTCCCAGTGGAGCTGCTTTCTCCCTGCCCGCAGAAGTTGTGTTCTAGCATCAGTTGTCTTCAGAGGAGGTGGAGGGCAAAGTAGATGCTGCTGTAGGGCAAATTCCAAGTGACATCCTTAGAACCCTACAGTTCACAGGCACTGCCTCAGAAGCCGCTGCGGGCAACAGAGGGCTGGTGGTCAGGGCCTACCTCAAGTTTCCACTTGCCACAAACCAGAGCTAAAATTGGTAAGATTTCATTTGAAGAATGGGGCCCACAGAAGTCTGAAGGCCATACAGTAAAAAGCACAGAATTTAGTACTTGGGGACTAGAGTTCCAAGTCTCAGTTCAATTTTTACTGGCTGAATGGTGTTGAGCTATATCTTTTATCTGTAAAACAGACCTAATGATTCTTATTTCACAGAGCTACTGTGAGTATTATGAGATAACACATGAAATGATAGCTATTAAGAAGAGTAAAAActgccaggtgtagtggcacaggaggattgcaaattcaaggccagactgggcaacttagcaagaccctgtctcaaaaacaaaaaagggatggggatgtagctcaggggaagagcaactctgggttcaatacctgaaGCCATACAtacaaaaaagagcaaaattacaGATCTTGGAACAGGAAAGCAACATCTAGGCTCCAGATTCAAGTGGGAGCTTTGAGGCAGTTTCTACAtggacccctcccccacctctcccaccttgGCCCCACTCACTTGGATGGGCTGAAGGTTTTACCAGTGTGGGGGCACGTAGCTGTACGCAGGGGTTCCTTGGGCCCTGTATGTTGGCATGGAGACAGGGTGTGCCCCAATCGCGGTGTGCTGGGGTGTAGTCAGCAGAGTACCTGAGCATACAAAGAGAGAGGAAACCTGACGAGTCTGTACCAGGGTCCGGGTGAAGAGGAGGAAACCATGAACCTTCTCTACCATGTCAGGCTTTACCTCCTTAGGGGCATCTTTTCGGATGCTGAAGGAGAGAATTAACCACTATTCTTGGGAAGcctccttttgcttttctttgtgggATTCTCTTGTTGCACACACCAAGCTGTAATTGTTGGTGTCTGTGCTTATATCTCTCACACTAACCTGGATGTTCCTTAAGGAAGGGCACTAGTCTGACCTATTGATTCCTGGTCCCCAGGACCTAAACAACAGGGCAGGCCCTGAGCAGGTATCAGTAGCTGGCTAATGTAAAGGACAGAATAGAATCCGAATGTCCACTCTACTCCTGGCCCTCTCTTTTCTCAGATGGTAACCTAGTTGGTTCTTTAAGGTCTGGGTTTCAACAAGCTAGTCAAAGACCCTGGTTTTCTCTCACCCTTAATGGGAAAGCCCAGTTTCTCTCTAGGTGTCAACTTACCCAGAGACCTTCCTGAAGCTGCACTCCCCATCCCTACTCTCAAGGTTCACTAAAGGCAGTGCTCTGGTAAGCTCTGCAAGGGTCTTCAGGAACTCCTGCTACCCTCCTCCTTCACTGCAGGTCCTTATACTTCTGCCTGCTAAATAACATTGCCCTGTGCCCTCTTTTCTGGGCCCCCTGCTGATACCAGAGTCCTCATGCTATGGTCTCTCTCCTTATCTGCAGTGACAGCCTCCTCATTGGCCTATTTGCTTGTAGCCTTTACCTCTGGTCCTGCCTCCAGCCTGTAGCTAGAGAGAAGGTTTAAACCCAACCCTTTCCTCCTACTTGAAGCCCTTTGCCAGCTCCCTCACCTTAAGATCCTCAAGACTTTCCACCACCTTATCCTTGCCACTGTGCCAACCACTCTTCCCATCCATGCCCCTATTTCCTAGGTGCCTTTGCTGCCTCCAGTCCATCAATTTGCCACTTTTGGATTCTTTCTGCCTGTATTGCCCTTCCCTTTGTCACCTCTCTGCTTGGTCTCCATTCACCCTTTAAGGCCTTGCTCAATATCCCCTCCTTGGTGAAAACTTTCTCATCTCTGTGACAGAGTTAGAAGGTCCTTCCTCTGTGTCCCTCGAACATCTCAGCATAGGATTTCTTATGCTATGTGGCAATCAGTACATGATTGTTCTCTGCTCCAGCAGGAGTTCCTAGAGGAGGAGGGATGCTAAGGTAGATACTGCTCTCACCTGCTGACATTGCCATGGTGGTACCTGCCACCATGCCCATGGCCACACCATTGGTCCTGGGGGCAGCAACAGGCGCTGGGTAGATGGCAGAGGGAATGCTGTTGGGTTGGACGACCGTGGTATGGTGGATGACATGGGGCTGAGCAGCATACACCGGCTGGGTATAGTAGGCTCCCTGGAGGAAAGAGACTGAGGTCACATGGGCTCTTGGAAGAAGTGGCAGGGGATGGAGAGAAGTAGTTGGGGGTGGGGCTCTCTGTTCCTCCCAGACCCTACGGAATGGGAAGGGGAGAAGGGCTGATCCAGGGACACAAGGCCTAGGCTCCAACTGGAGCCCTGCTTTGTCTTACTACACAACTGTGGTTAGCTCAATACAGGCTTGGttactggtctccctgacacctGTCTTTCCTTGCTCCCAGGGCTGCCATGATGACCTAATGGGGTAAGCTCTACTCCTTTAACCCTCATTCTAGCAATTTAAAATGTCTGCATTTTACTGAACTATACTTCTACAAGCTGCCTAAAATTTAAAGGTAGGGACTATAATTGATCAGTTTCTAAGTATTTGCATGGGGCTGGTGAATCCCAGAGCACTATGCATGTGTGCTGAGGAATCACCAGACTGGTGTGAGTACTGGCAGTTTACACACTGAGAAAGTGCCATCAGCCAACAGCATTTTCCATGATGTCTCTTACTATCTATCTCCCTTTGACCAAAAGGTAAGGATGGAGACAGAGGTCCAAGGTGGCTTCCCAGTGTCTGGATCACATGGTTCTTCCTGCTACTACCATTCATATGTCTGCCGAGCACTGGGAGCAGACAAAGGCCCGTGAGATCATCTTAATCCAAAAATTTTTGTATCTTTCCACTAAATAATAACAAGGCCTTCAATGTAACCTCAGAGGTCTGAAAGCACAGTCTAATACAGTTTtccataaatgagaaaaattaatctCAAAAgcctcttccttttttaaaaaagttctacaTTCTACACGGCtagtttttaaactaaaaaaagtaTTCTCTTTGCCAATTACACCTTGTGTTGAATTGCCACTCCAGAAGAACATGCCATGGGCACCCTCCCAGAGTGCACACATTCTTCAAATGAGGGCACTGAGGCACAGACAGAATAACTGCCCAAGGTCAGAGCCTGGGCACTTTTCTCCTTCTTGGTTCACAGACTTTATCATGGAAGAGTGGATGTGGGGTTAGGGAAGACTAAGACATATGTGATCTCATCCTGACTCAACCAATAGCTCacagtgtgaccttggacaagacaCTCCCCTCTCTGGGTCTGTTTCCCCATTTGTTTAACAAAGGAATTCAGCTAGATGATCACTAAAGGACCCATGAACCCTCCACTCTTCTTCACCCTACCCAACCCACCCCATTCAGTCTGGAGGGTCTTCTATTTGCAGAAGAGGTAGGCCCATGTATACCTACCTGTGCATACAGATTCTGCTGGGGGTAGGCACTTCTGATTGGATACATGGCCGTCTGATAGGGGTTAGGTGATGGGGAGTAGGGGGGTGGAGCAGTATTACTCTGGGTCGGTGGGACCTTGTATGGAGTCCCTGCAGTATATCCTGTACCAAGGAAATAAGAGAGACCACCAGTTAGTTGGCATAACAGCAGTGCTAGAAGGCAGCAGGTCCCAGTCACAATTCCCCAGACAAAGATAGGCTGAATCCAGGCTGGAAACACAAATGAGAACAAACAAGAGAACAGGGCTCAACCCAGAGAGCCCTGGCCCTATAGGTAGCTCCCTCAGTCCTGGTGCACAGGGCTATACATGTTTCTGgagattttttatttctctaggtTTCAAGGACTCTCATCTACAAAGTAAGAGGCTGGAACCAGATAGTCTCTTATAGGACCCTTTCAGCTATGATGGCCTGGGTTTCTACATTGTCTGAAAAAGGTGGGTGCACACAGATGGAAGCCCCTCAACCCACCCATTCCTATCTTCTTGCTtgtctgtctttttatttatccCAGTATCCCAGAGTATCTATCTTTCTCTGTCTTGCTTTTTTCCTTATTCttgttctatttccttttcctcttataTGGACCTCCCTTGACCATGCTGTCCTCCCCCCCACCAAGTTTGAAGGTAAAAACTCACACAAAACATCTCTCAGATGCTCATCTTTTGGGCTGTTGAAAATATTGCTCTATAGGGCTggctttttcctcccctcctgtgGCTTGTGGGAGGGTCACCTTTGCCCCTTGAGCCTGAAGTCAGGACCCAGACCCCAGGCCATGTCTGCACCTCAGTAGGCTGGACAAAAGCTGGGGGATTGTGAATTCAGGTCTCAAAAAGCTCACAATTGCCCATGAGACACAATTGGGCTGCCTTGAGACCTCCAAAAAAAGGTCAGATCTTATGTTCACAGGAAGGACTTCAGACACAAGTCACTCAGGAATGAGAAGGTTTCCTTATAGAATCACCAAATGGAATCATCCTAATGAACTAGGTAGTTATCAACTGACCCCCCAATCCTCTCAGTTACATGAGGGGATCCTGAGGCTCAGATAGGGCAAGTCTTTTTAGAAACTTCTCCTAAATACTCTAAACTCTAGCCAAGCATgatggcctgtaatcccagctactcaggacactgccaacaggaggatcacaagttcaagaccagcctgggcaacttagcaagaccctgtctcaatataaaaagggctgggatatagcttagtggtagaatgcccctgggtttgatctgcagtattaaaaaaaaaaaattaagattctaAATTTTTCCTTCTGAGTTGGAAGGGTCAGTGTCAGGGGACCTTGGCTATGAAGTCCTAGTGATGAAATAAATACTAAGGTGGCTTCTTCCCTGTAGTCCTATCCTACGTGGGTCCGGCTGATGTCGTTGgacctctctgggcttcatttCTTCTGCCTATAAGATGTTTGTTAAGGACCCTTTAAGTCTCAAGGGACTGTTTCTGAAAGAAGGAACTAGGGGTCAAAGTAGCAAGGGGCTTTATTGGATGAGAAGCCAACTAGACTTTTGTCTGGCTTTCTGCCTAATTTGAGTGACAACTGCCAAATCTCTGGGcctgggtttcttattttgtaaaacaGTAGATTAAAAATGAAGATCTCTTTCTAAACTAAAATTCCATGCTCTAAGATCACAGGTTTCCTCTATCCTAACTCTTTAAGTAAAAGCAAGCTTCCACATGGGCACAAATCCTCAATTACACCGTAACTTTAGCTTGGTATTTTCTGCCCTGATGACTCAAGAGGATATGAGAGCTGCTGCTCAGCTGGCACAAAAGATGTCCTGTCATCTCCCCTGgaattgtcatttattttcccACCTGCATAGCTATAGTTCgttccatgaaaaaaatgttttgtcgTCAAATTTGCTTGGGAAATAAGTAGCAATGAAGATGGGGTGAAAAAGatacattaaagaaaaggaagaaatgataagAAGTAGAAATTAACTGGAAGTTGAAGGAGAATTATAGAGCAGATTCCCTAAGGTTTCTAAACTGTGGAGTTAAACATGAGATGTGGCCACAGGAAAAGAAGCAGATACCATGTCGGAAGATAGAGTCTAAGTTTGTAGAGATCTAGGGAGCCATCTGATGGCACCTTTTCACTTTGGAGATAGTTTACTTCTCTAAGAAACAAAGGGGATTCTCAAAATAGACTGATTCCAGggaatcttcttttcttttatggtcCCAGAGACTGAacctttgcatatgctaggcaagttctctaccactgagcaatatcaaCAGCCCCATAAGGAATCTTACTAGTTgtctggagaagaaaaaagaaggaatgagTTTTGAGGTCCCACAATTTGTGAAGTAgcaatgtaaaatagaaaaataggtgggggtctttgttttattttaattttatggccctaacaagtctttaaaataatttgatgagCTGGTGAATCTCTGAAGATGGAGAGATATGTAAGGGACTATATTTCCCTAAAACtattacagaattattatttttttggtggtactggaaattgaacccagaagcactttgccagtgagctacatctccagttctttttatattttatttcaaacagggtcttgctaagtcgccgagactggcttcaaatctgtgatcctcctgcctcagcctcctgagtagctggaattatagatgtgtgccaccacacctggtagtACCACAGAATCTTTTATTCATACTAATAACATTTAAGATAGGCAAACCTGTGGTCTTCTGTAATTGCAACTTGTTTGGTAAATAAATCTTTAACTACAAATCCACTATGACTACTTTCTTGTTACTATGGTAGGTACAGAAATCATAGGGTTAAAAAGCCTAAAGCATTTATTATCTAAGATCTGGTCCTTTACAGGAAAGTTTCCTGATCCTCgatttaaaggaataaaacaagaTATAGAGaagttggagatgtagctcagtggtaaggcacttacctagcatgtg of the Sciurus carolinensis chromosome 11, mSciCar1.2, whole genome shotgun sequence genome contains:
- the Fam168a gene encoding protein FAM168A isoform X5; this translates as MNPVYSPVQPGAPYGNPKNMAYTDTRWPSASQEDLSLEPNHADILIWTSSLQNCYPTAYPAAAPAYNPSLYPTNSPSYAPGYTAGTPYKVPPTQSNTAPPPYSPSPNPYQTAMYPIRSAYPQQNLYAQGAYYTQPVYAAQPHVIHHTTVVQPNSIPSAIYPAPVAAPRTNGVAMGMVAGTTMAMSAGTLLTTPQHTAIGAHPVSMPTYRAQGTPAYSYVPPHW
- the Fam168a gene encoding protein FAM168A isoform X1 — its product is MNPVYSPVQPGAPYGNPKNMAYTDTRWPSASQEDLSLEPNHADILIWTSSLQNCYPTAYPAAAPAYNPSLYPTNSPSYAPEFQFLHSAYATLLMKQAWPQNSSSCGTEGTFHLPVDTGTENRTYQASSAAFRYTAGTPYKVPPTQSNTAPPPYSPSPNPYQTAMYPIRSAYPQQNLYAQGAYYTQPVYAAQPHVIHHTTVVQPNSIPSAIYPAPVAAPRTNGVAMGMVAGTTMAMSAGTLLTTPQHTAIGAHPVSMPTYRAQGTPAYSYVPPHW
- the Fam168a gene encoding protein FAM168A isoform X2, translated to MNPVYSPVQPGAPYGNPKNMAYTDTRWPSASQEDLSLEPNHADILIWTSSLQNCYPTAYPAAAPAYNPSLYPTNSPSYAPATLLMKQAWPQNSSSCGTEGTFHLPVDTGTENRTYQASSAAFRYTAGTPYKVPPTQSNTAPPPYSPSPNPYQTAMYPIRSAYPQQNLYAQGAYYTQPVYAAQPHVIHHTTVVQPNSIPSAIYPAPVAAPRTNGVAMGMVAGTTMAMSAGTLLTTPQHTAIGAHPVSMPTYRAQGTPAYSYVPPHW
- the Fam168a gene encoding protein FAM168A isoform X4, with the protein product MNPVYSPVQPGAPYGNPKNMAYTGYPTAYPAAAPAYNPSLYPTNSPSYAPATLLMKQAWPQNSSSCGTEGTFHLPVDTGTENRTYQASSAAFRYTAGTPYKVPPTQSNTAPPPYSPSPNPYQTAMYPIRSAYPQQNLYAQGAYYTQPVYAAQPHVIHHTTVVQPNSIPSAIYPAPVAAPRTNGVAMGMVAGTTMAMSAGTLLTTPQHTAIGAHPVSMPTYRAQGTPAYSYVPPHW
- the Fam168a gene encoding protein FAM168A isoform X3 gives rise to the protein MNPVYSPVQPGAPYGNPKNMAYTGYPTAYPAAAPAYNPSLYPTNSPSYAPEFQFLHSAYATLLMKQAWPQNSSSCGTEGTFHLPVDTGTENRTYQASSAAFRYTAGTPYKVPPTQSNTAPPPYSPSPNPYQTAMYPIRSAYPQQNLYAQGAYYTQPVYAAQPHVIHHTTVVQPNSIPSAIYPAPVAAPRTNGVAMGMVAGTTMAMSAGTLLTTPQHTAIGAHPVSMPTYRAQGTPAYSYVPPHW